Within Conger conger chromosome 3, fConCon1.1, whole genome shotgun sequence, the genomic segment CACTTTCAGAGGAAAGAGGTGGGTAGCAGCGAGGGCATCGCTAAATTTTTACACCAAAGGGATATTAACAACTTGTTCTTACCCTCAGCTATgctctaaaaataaaatcacatccGTTCCCTGAAATGACGAATGCCTGGTGCATAGTAAAGTGGTATAATTTTGCGGATGTCCATTATGTTTCCACTGTCATCAGTGTGGTGAAAGTACAGTACTTAGCCTGAGCTGCTTTTGCGAGTGCTGTTGGGTTGTGAATGCTGGACTGAATTAACTGACTGATGAGAGGTTATTTACCCTGCTGGGATAGGCCACTGGAATCATAGCCCAATTACAGCCATTACACTTCCATCTTCAAACTGGAGAAAAACTCACATACATGAAAaactgtgcatgtgtatctgtgtgtgtgtgcacgtgtgtgcattatgaatataaatgtgcatcttatatgttttttttattcaacgaAAATTCTCAGACAGAACATTCAACAGTCTTGTGCGTCGTGTATGTtaatatgtgcatgtgtctgtttgtctcctTGCAGAGTGAAGATTCAGAAGAAGATGATCTCTGTGCCATCAGCGACCGGTGGGCGTTCCAGCGCGACAGCAAAAGATGGTCCCGATTGGGCGCCCTCTcttacccctcccccccctcctccccgggGGCGGAGCGTGCGCAGACCTCCGAGGGGGAGTGGGGCAGCAGGGAGAGTGACCTCAGCGACCTGGGCGCGGCCTCGTTGCTCAGCAACGGCAGCCTGGGCACGCAGAGCGCCCATGTCACCTCCTCCAACTCGACCGTGGCCTCCTCTTCCTACCACAGTGACCCGCCCCCCGCCCGGCCCCGACCCAAGAGACGCACCAAGAGCTTCCTGCGCAGGATCGAGTCCTTCCGCcgccgggagagagagagggagggccaGAGCGAGAGGGCGGCGGCCTGCGCTGAGGACACGCCCCTTCACGCCGGTGTAGACACGCCCCCTCCCGCCGGTCTGGCGTGCACGGCCGGCGACAGCCTGCCcggaggtggggggaggagccGGTTGCCGTTTGCGCGACGGGCGCTGACCCTGGGGAAGCCCTCGACCGCGAACGGAGTGAACCTCGCTAGCCGTAGGGCGAAGACCCAGAGCGGCGGCCCGTACCTGGAGGATTTCCGGGTCTTTCCGAGCTCCCCAGACTCCCCggagcagagggggaggggccggctGGGGAACGTGGTGCACCTCCCTCCGGACCACACGCCCGGAACCTTCCCCAGGTCCCTGTCTGTGGAGAGCTTGTGTCCCCCTGCCGCGGGCGAGGAACTGGATGGGGTCTGGCAGTTGGGCGGAGCCTCGCTCGAAGCGTGCGCGGGGGCGGCGGAGCCGGCCGATTCGCCGGGAGCGACTGTCTGGAGGCGGGGCTCCTGCGGCTCGGTGGGGAGCGTTTACGACAACGTTCCCGACCCCCCCCTGAACGGCACGCCCCAGGAAATCACCCAGCACCTGGACGACATCCTGCAACGCGTCCAAGGCCTCCAGCAGAGCCTCCACATGTGGTCCCGCAAGATCTGCCCCGAaatggaggatgaggaggacggggaggacgaggaagaggagggcagCCTCGTTTCGGGGGGCACGGTGGAGACGGTCCGCACCCCCAGCCTCCATTTTGAGGAGCAGTCCATCTCGGACGTGGGCACGGCGGCCAGCGACGTGGACAGCACGGGAAACTCGCTGAACGAGGCTGAGGAGCTGGAGATGAGGGAACGCCGTGATTCTGGAGTGGGGGCCTCTCTGACCAGGCCTAACaggtgataataataatgtccgttcaaaatattaataatattcataattttcattttttattattttaaattcttacatgttttcatttttcatataaaacagGAAacatactggaaaaaaaaatgggaAGTTCCATAATTAGAAcacatgagaaaaataaatatagtcacagacaaaaaaaaccccaaacctaaaaaagaaacaaaaatataaaagtatataatgAATTGTATACATGTTAGTCATACATTTTATGATATTGAGTGCCTTAGATTCAGATTGATGTTGAAGGAAAGTTATAATTACAAACCTTTGCAAGCTTTGTGAATGTAATAACAGCTTACTGCAATACTTACTGTGGTTCCTCTCTGTGTTTCCCTGCGGCTGTGTTCCAGAAAGCTCCGCTGGCACAGCTTCCAGAACTCGCACAGGCCCAGCCTGACGTCTGCGTCTCTGGAGATTAACCGGCAGGCCGCCGCGCAGCTGAACCTGCTGCAGAAGTTCTCCCTGCTCAGACTCACAGCCACCATGGAGAGGTACTCTGTACCCAGCAAACAGGGCTGGAGCTGGtgagtacaaaaacaaaacaagtccATCTCAACAACTATTGAGATTTAAATACTGTACTTAAatctattttccttttttctgagtaaaacaaaacaatgtgttCTACTTTAGAGAAAAAATAAGATGTCTTTGTTCTTATCGCAAGACTAAAGcgattgcagttttttttgccGTGAACAAACCACATCAATCCACAGAAGCAGACAGACCGTAGACCCACAGACAAACACCTGCAAATGTACTGACAGGAACAGgcagcacacagaaacacagagacatacagccacacaaacaaaatatcaGCGAGATGGACTCATAGAAGAAGAGTGTGGGTTTTGAACAGGAAAAAGGGCCATACATGTTCTTAGGCATGTGCCAACACTGTATATGTGTGGTAATCGCAACTCTTATGACAACTCAGTCTTTGGTTGAGATATTTAGCACATGAAAGgtcaatatttcatttttcagtgaTTTCTAGGAAATTAGAGGTTACTCATGACAAAATGACTCATAAACAAGTTAGAGCTCTTAGTCATCCCTCTCCCCCAGGACTGTGCCGAAGTTCATGAAGAGGACCAAAGCCCCGGATTACAGAGATAAGAAGGTGTTTGGAGTGCCCCCGCTGGTCAATGTGCAGCGGAGCGGGCAGCCCCTGCCCCAGAGCATCCAGCAGGCCATGCGCTACCTCCGCAGCCGCTGTCGTGACCAGGTACTGTAGACCCCCCTGGCCAATCTCATCTCTGCTCTGGAAACATATCACCTCTATATGACCTGGGTTAGAGACGTTTCAAAAAACctacgtcactgctctttgtgaaTATTTTGTGGGCATTTTAGATGCTAAATttaccatattaattatttcatacTTATATGGTAATAGAGCCATTCAAAGAGAAACCAAAGGTATCTTGGCTCCATGTGCGTATTTATGCCTATTTTCTGATCACTTAAAAAATCATGTCCTTGAAATGAAGCCTGAGTAACTTTTTCCTGACCAGGTTGGAATATTCCGGAAGTCGGGTGTGAAGTCCCGGATCCAGGCACTGAGAAGAATGAACGAGAGTTCCCCGGATCATCTGGACTATGAGGGCCAGTCCGCCTACGATGTGGCTGACATGCTGAAGCAGTACTTCCTGGACCTGCCAGAGCCCGTGTTCACCTCCAAACTCACAGAGACCTTCCTGCAAATTTACCAGTGTAAGCCTCATACTGTCTCAAATACCCGAACATTAATGCAGGTTTTCCTGAGACAGGCCTAACTCACAGACTTAACTTTAACTTTAGACTTCATACTGTAGGCTTActacctgctgtaaaatccagctatgcccgCTTGACCAgcctgaaaattgagctggtcataagctggtctagctgggtatgagctggtcaaccaacatggccctgctggtcatgaagctggtgtagctgggtatgagctggtcaaccagctggtgctggtagcttgtcaagCAGCTACCAggtgtttgaaaacatagcttgggctgatcaaaccatgtcaagcttggAACTGttctgaactggtgaaccagctaccagcggtttaaaaacctagcttgagctgtttttttaagcAGGGTAGTGTTCGCTTGGGTTCATTGCTAATCTCGCAggtgttcctggagatgtaccaGTGTAAGCCTGTGTTCATGTCCAGACTGTCAGGGACATTCCAGTCAGTACCAGTTACATTTCATGCACcagtgaaatacattttgtgctgCAACCTTCTGTCAGTGTGCTTCTTCCAACATTGCTGACAGTTTCCTGATTATATGTGGCGATGTAACCTATTTTCAGATTTGTTTTGATTCTTGCCTTCCGTGGCTCTGGCAgacatgtcattgtttttttttttttaacagaccGTAATTGTTAATTATAATCGTTAGGTTGCAAATGACAAAAAGACATCTCGCATCCAAACAGATGGAGCCACGCAGAAAAAATATTAGCTACCGATCTGGAGTCTGACAATGGCGTTTTTTTTCTGGGTTCCTGCCGTAAAAACAATAGAGCTGACACTTCCTCAGCTTCCCGTTGCGTGGTGCGGGTTTGGGTCCGCCCCGGGGTAGAGGTCACCCCTTGTTCCCAGGACCGCTTGCGTGCCTGTGTGGCTGGCCCAGCTTCGCCCCAGCCCTCCCTTTAACCACGCCTATCTTAGTTTACACGGTCTCACATCCCTTGTTTTGTCTGTTATAGTAGAACTCTAAAGATAAAAACTTCAGTTACAGACCAATTGGTCGATGGAAGAGGAGCACTGAGAATGAAGACAAGTATTACACCAAAACAAActtagttaaaaaaaacatggaaaactATCAAAGTTAGACAAAGGAGTTCTCTCATCCTCCAATcgcctcaccccctccctcaatCAAACCCCTTCTTTTTCACCCACACTCTGATCTCATTCTCTtaccctctttctccctctctcccccagcctgACCCTCTCTCTACAGTatatgtgtctatatgtgtgtcgTTTATGCTTTTAACCTCTccgtgtctcacacacacacacgcagactcacccacatgcacacacacattttttttctttctttgccaAGGTTATgtgggaaaaaaagtgtttttttatatcttatttttatatcatatttccattattatttttggttgaCTGGACAATATAATTTGGTATGACTATAGTCTGATTTTACACTTTGGCCTGGTTAATGAAAGGGCTTTTAAAAgtcaaagtctctctctctcaggggttCCTAAGGAGCAGcggctgcaggctgcccaaGCTGCGGTCATCCTGCTGCCAGACGAGAGCAGGGAggtgctgcagacactgctgtacTTCCTGAGTGACATCGCCTCCGCCCAGGGCAACCAGATGACTGCAGGGAACCTGGCCGTGTGCCTGGCCCCCTCCATCTTCCACCTCAACGTCTCCAAGAAGGAGGGCAGCTCACCCAGGTCAGCTGcgcactgtctctcactctctcactctttctgccACTTTCTTTCTTCCGCCTGTCGCTCACCGCTCATTCCCTCTCCCCTGGTCTCTTGTTCTTTTTCTACCCCCCCCTTCCAGTTTCCCCTTCGCTATCCTTCCCTGCTctgtctcccctgctctctctctccctctctccctctcccatgttctctctccctcctccctctctctctccctctcccatgctctctctttccattctccctctccccccccttctctttccccctccctatCCTTCCctgctctgtccctctcctttgctctctctctctccctctcccctgctctccctcctctctctcttcctctccctcctctctctctctccctctcccctgctctccctcctctctctctcttcctccccctgctccctctctctctctctctccgtgcgtGGGTGTGCAGAGGCTGCTTCCTTGTTGTCTTCAGGGAGCTGTTGCAGGATGTGACAGGATGTAACAGGATTGTTGCGGATACAACACCCCACCCCTGTAATAATGGAACCGGGTCCTCTCGGTCCTCCGGCCCTGGTCCGATTACCATCTCGCACGTCACAACAGTTTGGCTGGACGGACTTAGTATGCAAACGCGCTGAGCGCTGAGTgatgttttcacttttttatgATTATGAATGATGCATGCCGAGATCATAACAGTTCACGGCTTATTAAGGTTGAAATGTCTTAATTTCAACCTCAAACACCATTCAAGTTTGTCGAATGCTTGGTGTGAACATCCATTCTCCCCAGGGAGTACTCGCCAGTTTACACCTAATTTGAGCTCACTAGGGGTTCCTGCCTGTTCCAGCTCTAGCCTGAGTTCTTCTTCCTAGCCACACAGGCCAGTGCACCGTGCACATACTTACCTCTGCAATTCTCAGACTCAGTGCCTGGTTCTCCTGCTAAATGTGTGTACCTGGTGCTCTTATCTACAGACCACCATCTGTGTTCACACAGCATCAAAGTGCTTGTATGCTGTGCACATTCTCCCCTTGTTAGCGAGCTGTACTGTGCCTTGTCTATTATGAACCTCCCTGTGGATCAAATCACACTCCCGAAGTTCGCCTTCTTTTCTCCATACACTGGCAGGGAATATCAATGTTTCATGCTTAAGCCATTTTTAGATATGGCAGCCCTCCTGTTGGTGTGTGCTTTCTGTTAActgtttgctgtttgtttttcgGGACAGACTGATTCACGGGAGGAGCACAACCAGCAAGCCGGATCACAGGGATCTGAACGAGAACATGGCTGCCACTCACGGTCTGGGTCACATGATCGCGGAGTGCAAGAAACTTTTTCAGGTAGAATACGGCTATGCACAGTCAGTATAGACACGGTACATCTACACatagttattgttattattattttcctttatcTTAACTGAGAGACACATTGAGAGCTGGTGCCCTCTTTTGCAAGTGTGCCGAATGTACACATAAATCCAACAGCAATTTGAAAGGAAAAGAAGTAGTAAAAttagtcaaataaatacatgattaAGATTCAAATGGAAAccataaaataaattgtaactTAAAATACATAGTAAAAATATGACTTAAAACATTCTCTTAAAACACTCGCAAGTCAAGGCTAACCAGATTGTTTATCATCACTTTGAATTCATTTACGAATACTAAAGTATTCAGTTTCAATGCGTCTACacagcacatgtacacacagtcaGTATTTAGACAGCACATCAACACAATCAGTGTACACACAGCAAGTCTATACATAATACATCTACATCTAATATAAATATTCAGACAGCGCATTTTCACACATAGACAGATAGCATGTTTATTAATAGCATGTCTTTGCATAATACACGTAACTACACAGTGGACATATAAATATACTAAGAAATACAATGTGCGCGTGTGCATAATACATTGGTGTTAGTAGATTTATAGACATTTCTTGGCAATGATTTCTAGGAGAAGAttgtgttttgttcattttgcattTGTGGATTGATGTTACTATCTGTTCCGTGCCTTTTTGTGAACTTTTGTTAATATTAATCTTATACAACGAACGGTTATGCAGCATTAATGAGTCAATCATCGCGCCTGCTCGCCATTCACTCCTAAAGCTATTTTATGATGCATTCATGCATGATACACATAAGCCCATACATCTGCTTCCATGTTTATGAAATGTAATGATGGCTCAAAGCCATGTTCCATAGAGACCCATACTGACATTACCACAATAACTAATCTGTTGATTAGCTTTAATTCAGCCGTTCTTTGTGCTAAAACAAGGAATTAATTTGTATCATATGGGTATTATGTGAGAATGCTAAATTCCTATTTATATTATCGATTGTTTATAAGGGCTGCTTATTGTGAATGGGACCTTGAGGCATCCAACTCGCTCAAGAAGAATCTGAGTCTAATCTGTGCCAGACCTAATTAATCAAGAGCTGTTAGAATAAAAAGTGAATTCATGGGCAATCAGAAGCTAAATGTTACACCATGCCAGGAGGAAATATGCAGGTTTTAGCTTTCTGTTGATCTGCTATTTGCCATTCATGGCAAAGCAATTCTGGAGAGCTCCATACATATTTCCATCTCTCAGTTTAAGCTCATGCTGAGTCATTATGCAATGGAAAAATGCACCATTCTGGCCTTTCAATTGGCTTGATCTGCAAAGGCGATGGTGGCTCAACAGATGTGTGCGATAAAAAATAAACGGACAGAAATGACATCTACATGTGCTCATCGCAGAAGGATAAATTCACTATAAACAAACCACTTTTCTGATTAACTTTTCTGAAAATGAGTTTGACCTTTTTTTCCGTTCTTCCTCTGCCGGCCCCAGATCCCCCACGATATGATGCTGAAGTCCCGGAGCTCGTACCTGGCAGCGgacacccaccccctccccctccacggGCTGGGCATCAACCTGAAGGGTGAGCCAGTGGACTACCGGGCCTTCCTGGAGGACAGCGTCCAGTGCCTGCTGAgagagatgatggagaagagcCGTGGCTGGCACAGTGCCACCGCCCCTGACAACACAGAGCTGGCGTACAAGAAGGTAGGGGGGGGTGGCAGGTAGATGGCACAGCTGTCTTTGCGATTCCGACCATGATGTGAGAATAGTACGGATACAGCTGTCCACACCATAGCCTCACTCATTCCGCACAATGCAATGTCATTTACAATACCACTAAACTTAAATGTGTGATTTATCTGTGACAAACAAGGCCTTCAGAATACTTTTATCTGTGACAGTTGCTGAATGGTAATGGTAATTGCAATGGTAAGCTGTTATTTActttgttgaaataaatgtgttttaaggtTGACGCATCATTTTTTCTACTGACGTATTTTAAAGCAAGAGCATGTGGGCATTTCTAATAATGGGTTTTGGGGAAAACAAATGGAATTTCCTTAAGGCAAATGGAACAGTAACTCAATTTGCTTTAGCACAGCAGAAATTAATCATCTGCTgggaaaataagtaaatatattAAGAGCTGAGGAAAGGCCTTTCAGATTTCACAAGATTGTGCTTTCCAGAGGGAATTTGCCTCACAGGTCACTGTGACAGAGttacaaatatgcaaatatgaaCCAAAGAAAGGAGACTTACAGATAAAAGTGGAACACAAGCTGAAAAGGTGACCAGAAGTTCAGAAACATTAACCCTTTCTGCTTTCCCCAGTAtgaataaagcaaaaaatacaAAGGGTGGATGTGCTCTCCTCTGTCTAAAAAATACATGGCTTTTATTAGCATTGACCTTTTCAATAACTAGCCCAAAATTGTACCATGATGGATTATCACGGATGACGGATTATAGCTcttattgaaatgcattttctgcATGGCAGATGTTCTTCGTATTGCTGCTCCTGTTTTTACTAAGAGCAAGAGTGGAAGGATTGTAAAAGCATAAGCAGACATAATTAGGAGACCTATTTATTCAGCCCATGTAAGCTCACCGATTTCCTGCAGTATTTGAATAAAACCTGGACCATAATACCATAGCTGCCTCTACTCTATGGCCTTCAAAGCTGTTCCATACAATATTTATATTCCCTGATATAAATGCAAAATTTACCTTCTTTAATTTCCGCCTAAGCCCCCCTTTTCTCCTAACAGATGGGGCCATGCAAAATATTAtttagttcactttgttaaagGCTAATCTATAAATGACAGTATGTCTTTGTTCCAGAATTTGGGTTGGTGTTCATAAGCAGTTGGCAGCTCTGAAAGCAGCTCTGTGGATACAGTAGACATGCTCATTTTGCCTCAGAGAGCATTAGTAACACATTGTATGAATGGTATAACAATTTAAGTGGGTTAATGGAGGTCTGGGGACATTTAATACCAGACAAGATGCGGCGTTCTGGATCAATCTTGCTGTTGAAGCTGAATTAGGTTTTTTCATTGGGTTTATATGAATTGAAAGTTCAGTGAAATGTATGTTGAGCCATACATGGTTCTGGTGTCTGTTCATAATTTAGAAAATAGGACAAGAAGATGTTTTACGCAACAGCTTTTGGAAGTTGAAATCAAACTGagttctgtttctgtttaaattctctttattcttttttacatttggtaTGCTACATGCTTTCATTCCGCAAAAGTACATATATGGTACTATTTATGAATGGCCTCTTCTTGAAATTTGTATTAAATATTGAGATCTCTTACCCACGCAGGAATCGgtaatgaggttaaagtgctttAGGTATTGTTTCCCATATTATTTGTTTCGGATTAACTGCAGAGGGCTTTAAAAGTGCTTTAAAGGTGGAATTTAAGAATGTTCTAATTTTACATTAATGTACACGTATAGCGGTCACCATattaatcaaataaatgaaaaagttaTGCTAATCTAAATATGGTAATTTAGACCGAACGGATTATAACAAGATAGAATAGAGTCTACACATCTTGTTATCAGCAAGCAGTTGTCAGTTATCATTTTAGTGAAGGACACTTCCAGGACCATGTCACATTGCAGAATGACTGAGGATGTCTCTGTAATCTTGAAACTGTTCACTTCTAAGCAGCGAGTGGGCTTATTTTTGTGTGTCAGCCGCATCCGCTAGTCAAATCCCTGTCATTGTGTTCTTCCTTCGCTGAATCATTCCCTCAAGTACTTTCTGTCCCACTTTCTGACTTCCCAAATTGTAGGTCTTGGGTGGGAGTGATGTTGGTGATGGGCACATGAaaacaatagttttttttagtttagcaCAGCACTTTGTTTAATGAACTGTGATAGCTACATTGAGCATCAAGGATGGGAAAAATACACTAAAATTGATCTAGCTATAGTTTAGCCAGGCAGTGCCAACCAAAGTATGTTTATACATGCGGTATTTAAGTAACCAAAGCATAATGCGTtacaatttaaatacaaaaaacaaaaaacagttgaTATATTACAGATATATTTAAAGTACTTCTCATTTGCCCCTGCGGGTTTTGACGTGTGCATTTAGGAACCCCCGGCTCACGTCTCTCTTTCCTGTGAAACGTTGCCCTCTAGGTGGGAGACCGGCCCCCTCATCGTCTGTGGAGGGCCTCGACGGAGGTGGAGGCCGGCCCCGGCACTGTGCTGCGCAGAGTTCTGCGTGAGCGTCACCTGTGGGACGACGACCTGCTGCACGGCCGCGTGATCGAGGCCCTGGAGAGCAACACGGAGGTCTTCCACTACGTGACCGACAGCATGGCGCCCCACCCCCGCAGGGACTTCGTGGTCCTGAGGTACGGTGTGGCAGTCCGGCTCCTGGCTCCTAGCAGGCCCGCTCCAaacactccttctctctctcccttacttTCTGTCAATATTGATCATTTTTGTCAATTCATTAATACGCTCTGTACATCTCTGAATGGCCAGGTCTGGTAATGAATCCTGAGGGCAACCATTGCTATTGAACTTATAGCATTCTGAGCTCAAGAACACCGTTATTGAGCTTTTTCAAGTATTCGGCCATAGGTTCACTTATGGATTACTTTGTGTGTAAGTAGTAGTTAACATATACACATATTGACCGTTTTAGCCTCTTTTGCTAGTATCCAGAGAGACCGCAGGCTCCAGGTCTCACTTGCAGAAGAGCGGTCAATCCCTGGCTAAATAAAGGAGGAATGTCATTTATTACAATTGTATCCCAAGTGAAAAGGAGACTCATAAAGGTGTTGTGATGCAATGTTTCCGAGCTATTACACACCACTGGTGGCATGTAAAGTACTTTAAGTCCGTATTTGCAATACTTTAATTCTGTAAAACCTGGTCAaattttgtgcatgtgtatgttttcaaataatGAAGTGCACTGACAAAACCATACACTAGTTTGGCCTTAGGAATATAACAAATTCCAccgtgattattattattattattttatttctaattATTATTAGAAATAAGGAAAACTGTAAAATCGATTTACTTGAAAGAAGTGAAATCATTTTAcgtgaaaaaagtattttgggACAAGTGTGACAACACTCCCTATCAGCAGAACATGAGCCCTTCTCCTCCCGTCCTCCTCACGGTTGTGTGGCAGACCGAGCGCCCTGTAGCTCTCTTCTGCCTCCTGCTGGTGGTGTAAGGAACGTGCGTGTTTCTGCAGGCGTTGGCGCAGCGACCTGCCGCGGGGAGCCTGTCTGCTGGTGTCCTCGTCCGTGGACCATGATGCAGTGCGGCTGGAGTCGGGGCTGCAGGCGCTGCTGCTCACGTCGCGCTGCCTGATCGAGCCAATCGGACCTGGCCGCTCCCGCCTCACCCACTACTGTCGGGCCGACCTGAGGCAAGTC encodes:
- the LOC133124037 gene encoding stAR-related lipid transfer protein 13-like isoform X1, producing MERRQSERCRPRSMTLQLRESAHKALTLLRRKVSRLDFREHEAKEACDWLRAAGFPQYAHLYEDGLFPLDISSVKKDHDFLDQDSLKSLCRRLTVLNKCASMKLEVHFQRKESEDSEEDDLCAISDRWAFQRDSKRWSRLGALSYPSPPSSPGAERAQTSEGEWGSRESDLSDLGAASLLSNGSLGTQSAHVTSSNSTVASSSYHSDPPPARPRPKRRTKSFLRRIESFRRREREREGQSERAAACAEDTPLHAGVDTPPPAGLACTAGDSLPGGGGRSRLPFARRALTLGKPSTANGVNLASRRAKTQSGGPYLEDFRVFPSSPDSPEQRGRGRLGNVVHLPPDHTPGTFPRSLSVESLCPPAAGEELDGVWQLGGASLEACAGAAEPADSPGATVWRRGSCGSVGSVYDNVPDPPLNGTPQEITQHLDDILQRVQGLQQSLHMWSRKICPEMEDEEDGEDEEEEGSLVSGGTVETVRTPSLHFEEQSISDVGTAASDVDSTGNSLNEAEELEMRERRDSGVGASLTRPNRKLRWHSFQNSHRPSLTSASLEINRQAAAQLNLLQKFSLLRLTATMERYSVPSKQGWSWTVPKFMKRTKAPDYRDKKVFGVPPLVNVQRSGQPLPQSIQQAMRYLRSRCRDQVGIFRKSGVKSRIQALRRMNESSPDHLDYEGQSAYDVADMLKQYFLDLPEPVFTSKLTETFLQIYQWVPKEQRLQAAQAAVILLPDESREVLQTLLYFLSDIASAQGNQMTAGNLAVCLAPSIFHLNVSKKEGSSPRLIHGRSTTSKPDHRDLNENMAATHGLGHMIAECKKLFQIPHDMMLKSRSSYLAADTHPLPLHGLGINLKGEPVDYRAFLEDSVQCLLREMMEKSRGWHSATAPDNTELAYKKVGDRPPHRLWRASTEVEAGPGTVLRRVLRERHLWDDDLLHGRVIEALESNTEVFHYVTDSMAPHPRRDFVVLRRWRSDLPRGACLLVSSSVDHDAVRLESGLQALLLTSRCLIEPIGPGRSRLTHYCRADLRGRSPEWYNKVFGHLCAVEVARIRDSFPVFSRGPEVRL
- the LOC133124037 gene encoding stAR-related lipid transfer protein 13-like isoform X3 gives rise to the protein MRRLLKEHEAKEACDWLRAAGFPQYAHLYEDGLFPLDISSVKKDHDFLDQDSLKSLCRRLTVLNKCASMKLEVHFQRKESEDSEEDDLCAISDRWAFQRDSKRWSRLGALSYPSPPSSPGAERAQTSEGEWGSRESDLSDLGAASLLSNGSLGTQSAHVTSSNSTVASSSYHSDPPPARPRPKRRTKSFLRRIESFRRREREREGQSERAAACAEDTPLHAGVDTPPPAGLACTAGDSLPGGGGRSRLPFARRALTLGKPSTANGVNLASRRAKTQSGGPYLEDFRVFPSSPDSPEQRGRGRLGNVVHLPPDHTPGTFPRSLSVESLCPPAAGEELDGVWQLGGASLEACAGAAEPADSPGATVWRRGSCGSVGSVYDNVPDPPLNGTPQEITQHLDDILQRVQGLQQSLHMWSRKICPEMEDEEDGEDEEEEGSLVSGGTVETVRTPSLHFEEQSISDVGTAASDVDSTGNSLNEAEELEMRERRDSGVGASLTRPNRKLRWHSFQNSHRPSLTSASLEINRQAAAQLNLLQKFSLLRLTATMERYSVPSKQGWSWTVPKFMKRTKAPDYRDKKVFGVPPLVNVQRSGQPLPQSIQQAMRYLRSRCRDQVGIFRKSGVKSRIQALRRMNESSPDHLDYEGQSAYDVADMLKQYFLDLPEPVFTSKLTETFLQIYQWVPKEQRLQAAQAAVILLPDESREVLQTLLYFLSDIASAQGNQMTAGNLAVCLAPSIFHLNVSKKEGSSPRLIHGRSTTSKPDHRDLNENMAATHGLGHMIAECKKLFQIPHDMMLKSRSSYLAADTHPLPLHGLGINLKGEPVDYRAFLEDSVQCLLREMMEKSRGWHSATAPDNTELAYKKVGDRPPHRLWRASTEVEAGPGTVLRRVLRERHLWDDDLLHGRVIEALESNTEVFHYVTDSMAPHPRRDFVVLRRWRSDLPRGACLLVSSSVDHDAVRLESGLQALLLTSRCLIEPIGPGRSRLTHYCRADLRGRSPEWYNKVFGHLCAVEVARIRDSFPVFSRGPEVRL
- the LOC133124037 gene encoding stAR-related lipid transfer protein 13-like isoform X2, which gives rise to MRNQSDSLLREREHEAKEACDWLRAAGFPQYAHLYEDGLFPLDISSVKKDHDFLDQDSLKSLCRRLTVLNKCASMKLEVHFQRKESEDSEEDDLCAISDRWAFQRDSKRWSRLGALSYPSPPSSPGAERAQTSEGEWGSRESDLSDLGAASLLSNGSLGTQSAHVTSSNSTVASSSYHSDPPPARPRPKRRTKSFLRRIESFRRREREREGQSERAAACAEDTPLHAGVDTPPPAGLACTAGDSLPGGGGRSRLPFARRALTLGKPSTANGVNLASRRAKTQSGGPYLEDFRVFPSSPDSPEQRGRGRLGNVVHLPPDHTPGTFPRSLSVESLCPPAAGEELDGVWQLGGASLEACAGAAEPADSPGATVWRRGSCGSVGSVYDNVPDPPLNGTPQEITQHLDDILQRVQGLQQSLHMWSRKICPEMEDEEDGEDEEEEGSLVSGGTVETVRTPSLHFEEQSISDVGTAASDVDSTGNSLNEAEELEMRERRDSGVGASLTRPNRKLRWHSFQNSHRPSLTSASLEINRQAAAQLNLLQKFSLLRLTATMERYSVPSKQGWSWTVPKFMKRTKAPDYRDKKVFGVPPLVNVQRSGQPLPQSIQQAMRYLRSRCRDQVGIFRKSGVKSRIQALRRMNESSPDHLDYEGQSAYDVADMLKQYFLDLPEPVFTSKLTETFLQIYQWVPKEQRLQAAQAAVILLPDESREVLQTLLYFLSDIASAQGNQMTAGNLAVCLAPSIFHLNVSKKEGSSPRLIHGRSTTSKPDHRDLNENMAATHGLGHMIAECKKLFQIPHDMMLKSRSSYLAADTHPLPLHGLGINLKGEPVDYRAFLEDSVQCLLREMMEKSRGWHSATAPDNTELAYKKVGDRPPHRLWRASTEVEAGPGTVLRRVLRERHLWDDDLLHGRVIEALESNTEVFHYVTDSMAPHPRRDFVVLRRWRSDLPRGACLLVSSSVDHDAVRLESGLQALLLTSRCLIEPIGPGRSRLTHYCRADLRGRSPEWYNKVFGHLCAVEVARIRDSFPVFSRGPEVRL